Within Claveliimonas bilis, the genomic segment GCATCGCAGCCCTCATAGTCTTCTTATTATAGAAAATTTGTGCGGAAAAAGCAGGGGGGAAATTTCTATGTATGAAAAAGAAATGAAAAAGTTGATGAAACTGTACCAGGACGGCATTTTCTCGCAGCCGTTTTACGCAGACAAGATTGCCGGGGCGCAGGATTTTGAAAGTTATGAAAATTTTTCAAAAATTCCGTTTATGTACAAGGATGATCTGAGAAACACAAAGCCATTCGATAGAACGTCGGCAACGACAAAAGACGTCTACGGCATTTTCTCAAGCAGCGGCACAACAGGCAGCAAAACTTTTTATGTATATAGTAAGAAGGATAAAAAAGTTTACAATGAATTTGTGAAAGCATTCTACAGTGAGCTCGGGGTAAATGAAAGGGACCTCGGAGGAGTATTTGCTCCGGTTGATACGGGAGTTATGGCTCACTCAATGATGTGGCAGTTTACGACCATGGGAAGCGGATATGTGAATTGTCCGGAGCCCTCTCCGGATAATATGATCGATTTTGTAGAAGCTCTGCCGATTACAATTATTGCAACAAGGCCAAGTGTGGTGTGTTCGATCGCAGACAATCCGCAGTACGTGAAAAGCGCCGGGGAATCCAATGTGAGAATGCTGCTTCTGGGCGGCGGGTTTCTGACGGAAGGGCGCAGGAAGTTTATTGAAAAAATGTGGGGAGCCAGCTGTTACAGTATGTTTGGCATGAGCGAAGTATTTGGGCCCATGGCCGGGGAATGCCGCTATCAGGACGGGCTGCACTATCTGGACAAATATCTGCTGATCGAAGTTCTGGATCCGGTTACCCATATGCCTGTAGAGCCGGGAGAGTATGGAGTTGCAGTGTATACGACCCTGTGGGATAAGGGCTTCCCGATCCTTCGGTATTGGACAGATGATTACATTGCAGTGGATACATCTCCGTGCCGCTGCGGCAGAGATCTTCCAAGATTCCGCTATAAAGGAAGGCTGGCGGACTGTCTGGAGATCAAGGGGCAGTATGTTTTCCCACGTATGCTGGAAGAATGTCTGTTCAAGTATGGTTTTGAAGGAGAATACCGTGCCCTGCAGGAAAAAGGAAACCGGATCAAAGTGGTACTTGAGAAGAGGGATGGTTACAGCGTTTCGCCGGGGATGAAGAAAGAAATAGATGAATTGTTCATGAATGAGGTGGCAATAGAGTTTGTCCCGAAAGAAAAGCTTGCGTATGATGGGCATGCGATAAGGTTTATAAAAGAAAATGGTTAAGATATGAGGAGAAAAGTATGAGGATCTCAGTTGTAATTCCTGTTTATAATGAGGAAAAATGTATCGGACGGTGTTTGAAGGCATTGGCAGATGGAACAGAAAAGCCTTACGAAATTATTGTCTCAGATGGGATGTCCACGGACCGTACAGAGCAGATTGCAAAAAAATACGGTGCAATTGTAGTTGAAAATAAAAAAAGACATGCTGCCGGCGGGAGAAATGCAGGGATAAAAAGAGCGAAAGGAGATATTATTGCCTTTATTGATGCGGACTGCATTCCCGATAAAGACTGGTTAAAAGAGATACGAAAAGCATTTGAAGAGGATGACATTGACGGACTGGGCACTTACATCAGACCCGCTAAGTCGGATAATAAATACGAGGAATTTTGGGGACGTCTATCCCTTCAGATTTTGATGTCATATGGAGACGAGCCTTATTATGTGCAGGATAAAACATTGAATACAGCGTTTATTACAGCAAGCTGTGCATACAGACGTTCTCTCCTGTGCCGGATAAAAGGATTCAACAACTTTTTTGCCAACAATGCAGAAGATATAGATATATGCTGGAGAGCATTGGAGCAAGGGGCAAAACTGAAATATGTGCCTTCGGCAAAGATTACGGCACACTCTCCGAGAACTCTGAAAGGAATCTGTAAGAAGAGCTTCAGAAACGGTATTTCAAGTTCCAAACTTCAAAAAGTATATTCAAATAATAGAGTCAGTATAGACAAAACTTTATATAAAGCCCTGGTTTCTAATATAAAGGGAATTTTTAAAGGTGAAACATACAGCTGGCTTTTTGTCGTTGAAATCATATGCCATTTGGCAGGGAAATATTACGGAAGCGTGAAGTGTGGTGTGATCAACATATGAGGCGGAAAAAAGTATTGTTTATCTCGGCGGGTATTTTTCCGATACCGGCGAACAAAGGCGGAGCCGTTGAAGAATTGATCGATACATTTACGGAAAATAATGCGAAAGAAGACAGATATGAGATTTCTGTTGCGAGCTGTGTGTTTAAGGGAAGGGAAATAAAAGCAAAAACGAAGGGCGTGAAATATTATTACTTCAGGACGCCGTTTTATCTTTCCCTTGCAGATAAGATGTATTATCTCTATGTTGACAGAATAGAGAAGGACTGGAGAAGTATGTTTCGGCAGTACTGTTTCCGGAACAGACATTATATAAAGAAGATTACGGAAACGCTGGATTTAAAAGCATATGATGCGGTGATCGTGGAAAACAACATGTCCCTGCTTGAAAAACTGTCTGAAGTAATGGGGGAAGAGTTTGAGCGCAAATGTATGTATCACATGCACAGCAATCTGGTGGATAATGAGGAGATGATCCCTTATCTTGCCCGCTGCAGGAAGATACTGGCAGTCAGTGATTATGTGAAAGACCATCTGTACCAGACTGTTCCCCAATTGCGGAATACGGAAATTGTAAAGGTCACAAATGGTATAAGAGGGTGGACGTACTCGACAGAAGAACGGCAGAGCCTTCGGGAACAAATGCGTGACAGATACCATGTTGGTGAGGAAGAGACGATATATCTGTTTGCGGGGCGTGTAAGTCCGGAAAAGGGAGTGCTGGAAATGACCAGGGCATTTCGCGCTGTATTGCCGCGCCTTCGGCATAAATCCCGCCTGTTTATTGTCGGATCAGCCAGTTCGGGATCGGATAAAGAGTCTTATTATTACAGGGCGGTCAAAAAGGAGGCGGCACAGTCTCCGGAGAGTATCATCCTGACAGGATATATTAACCATGAGGATGTTGCAAAGTATCATGTGATGGCAGACGCACAGATCGTACCGTCTATTATGGATGATCCGGCTCCGCTTACTGTACTGGAAGGAATGTCAATGGGAAATTTCCTTTTGTTGTCAAAAGCAGGAGGGATTCCGGAATATTCTGCAAATTACAGCAACAAAATATTTTTTGAGCGGGGAGATTCCTTTGAAAAAAATATCCGGGACGCGTTTCTTTCTTATGACCAGGATAAGGCTCCCCATCGTTATGAAAACAGCGCGAACCATTTTGGAGAGGAACGGTATTACCGTGAACTTGCGGAGGCAGTAGATGTTTCGTAAAAAATTCAGATATATTGCGCCACGTTTCGGGCGATTTCGATATTATAACCGAATAAGGATCTTTGGCTTTGACAGAGAACGAAGGATAAGGCGTACTTTTGGAGAAAAGGCAAACATCATATTAAATTCCGATTCCAGGATCGTTCTGCCCTTTACTGATATAGATATTACGACATTTTGTAATCTGAGGTGCAGGCGCTGTGCAAAATGCATTCCGTATTTCCGTCAGAGAAGGCATTTTACTGCAGAAGAAATCCGTGAAAATCTGGAAGCACTGACAACATATATAGATCGGATTTATGTGGCAAATATCATTGGCGGTGAGCCTTTTCTCAACCCGGAACTGAAAGAGATTGTTCGGATATGTGCAGAAAACCCCAAAATAGAAACGCTGGAACTGACGACCAACGCCACCATTGTTCCGGATGACGGGGTGATCCGCGCTATAAAAGACAGCGGTGTGACTGTTCATATTTCCAATTATCCCAATCTCGATCAAAGGTATATGGAGAATAAAAGACGGCTGATCGAAAAACTGAAGGAATATGGTGTGCCTTATGAATATCAGTTCCATGAAATCTGGCTGGATTTTGGAGAGATTGAAAAACACAATTACTCCGGTAAGGAATTGGCAGGGATGTTCCTTCGCTGTCCGATGAACAGCTGCACTGTATTTCATGGCAGAACACTGTACCGGTGCGGAAAGGCAAGTTATCTTGCGCAGCATGGCATGGAGAGAGGGGCTGACGATATCATTTCTCTGGAAGAAATTCATAGTAAAAAGGAAATGGCGGCGAAAATAAAAAAATTCTTTTCAGTGAAATATCTTCCGGCCTGCAGGTACTGCCATTTACATCCGAAGGCAATTGCAGCTGCTGAACAATTGGAGGGGGATTCGTTCCTATGATGTACGATTATATCATTGTGGGCGCAGGTCCGGCAGGCTGTGTCTGCGCGGGGGAATTAAAAAGGAAAAATTATTCCGTGTGCGTGTTGGAAAAACAGCCTGAGCATTATAGAAAAGTATGCGGAGACGGTATCAGTTACGTCTGTGTCCAGGCCCTTAGAAGCATAGATTTTCCGATAGAATCTCTTATGGATGCCGGCGCTGTGAAAATTCAGAGATATATTCATTATGTAAATGGAAAGATGTATGAGGACAGGATCGGAGATTACGGGAAAGAAGCATATGGCCTGGCAAGAGATAAGACAGACGCTGCTTTCAGGCAATATTTTATCAAAGACAGAGACATACCTCTTTATTATAACAGGAACGCCGGGGAAATAAGAAGTGTGGATCAGGGATATGAAGTATGCGGCATCAAAGCAAAAAGGCTCGTACTTGCAGCAGGAGCTTTGGCAAAAATAAATCTTGACGGCAAAGCGCTGCTTCGCCCTGATGCAGGAAGCCCTGTTGGAATATCTGCCATACTTCAGGCAGATGCTGCCGGGAGTCCTTTTTTCCTGTTTGATTACAGGGCAGAATATGAGGGGACATACGGTTGGATCTTCCGTGTGGGTGAAAGAGAATATAATGTCGGATTATGGCTGAAAAGAGAGAAAAATCTGCTTGCAGCAAGATTTCAGCAATTTCTGGAAACGCGGGTGGAGGAATACTTAGGGCGCGATTATCAGTGGAGGAGAAAGCCGCGGGGCGCCATTATGGGAATCGGAAACAGAAGAGTACATACAGATGATTCCATTGTTTATCTTGGAGATGCATCAAATACTTCCAATCCGGAAGACGGAGAGGGAATTTCACTGGCAGTAAAAGATGCCCTGGATTTCACCGGCGGGCTGAAATAGCAGGCGTCCATTGGGGGAAGGGCGGCGAAAAAAGGATGATAGAGATAAAAAAAGCAGTATTGAAAGTACGGCGTCAAAAGACAGGAGAGCTGGAACTGGCACAGGAGAAACCTGTCCGGGAAGGAGAAAGGGAAGGATGGCTGTTTGAAGACGGGAAAGAAGTCACAGGAGGGTTTGTTCTTGGGAAAATCCCGGATGGACAGACCGGATGGCTTACCTTTACGATTTCCAATACAGCAGTGGAGGAAAATGCCAACCTCAGGATGGAGACACCGGTGATTCTGGATCTGTATATTTCGGAAAAACCGGAGAAGATCACGGTCATGTATTTATTCAGCGACTGGTGGACCAGACCTGCGTTTCTTAACAGTTTTGCTGAAATTCCGCCGGGAACTCAGGTGGCTTTCCTGAAATATGCAGATCATTACGCCTGCCTGATCCCGGGCGTGGGGGAAAGTTATAAAACTACCCTGGCGCCGGGAGGAGAGATGTTGATTTCTCTGGAAATGACCGCCTTCATGGGAGGGATGAGCCAGGTAGATGAGCCGGTATTGCTTTACGTGGAAGACAGAAATATTTACCGGGCAGTGGAAAAGGCGTTTGCCTGTCTGGCCGCTTCTAAAGGGATCAAAAAAAGGGAGGACAGAAGGTTCCCTGAAATATTCCGCTATTTGGGATGGTGTACCTGGAATGCATTTTACCAGGAAGCGGACGAAGAGAAAATAAGAGAAAAGGCCCGGGAATTTAAGGAAAAACGAGTGCCGGTGCGCTGGATCCTGCTGGATGACGGCTGGCTTTCCGCAAAGGGGAGCAGATTGTATGATTTTGAACCTGATAAAAAGAAATTCCCGGAAGGATTTCTGAAAATGAAGGCAGAAATCTGCAGGCCGAAGGAGATTTCCTGGCTTGGCGTATGGCATGCGCTGGGCGGATACTGGGGCGGCATTCTTCCCGGAAGTATCCTGGAGAGGGAAGAAAGGGAGCATTTGTGCCGCACGGCAAACGGCAGGTATCTTCCGAAGCCGCAGGCAGACGCCGCTTTTGCATTCTACAGAAGCTGGTATAAAATCTTGAGAAAAGAAGGGGTTGATTTTCTCAAGGTGGACGGGCAGAGCGCGGTAAAGAATTATTTTGAGAATACAGCTCCTGTGTGCCGTGCGGCAAGGGAGATTCAGGAAGGCCTGGAGGGAGCTGCCGCCTGTTTTGACGGGGCGGTTATCAATTGCATGGGTATGTCTATGGAACAGATATTGGCGAGGCCATCTTCTGCTGTATCCCGAAGCAGTGATGACTTTTTCCCGGACCGGGAAAGCGGATTCCCGGAACATCTTTTACAAAACGCTTACAATACACTGTATCAGGATATGTTGTATTACTGTGATTGGGATATGTTCTGGACGGACCATAAAGACAGTGTGAAACACAGCCTTTTGCGGGGAATCAGCGGCGGGCCGGTTTATATCAGTGATAAAATCGGCAGAACGATCCCTGAAGTATTAAAACCGCTCATCTATCTGGACGGGGAAATCCTCATGATGGACAGGGGAGCCAGGCCGGCGGCAGACTGTATTTTCACAGATCCCCGAGAATCAAAAGTGCTGAAGCTGACCAATGTGGCCGCTTATGGGGAAGGGAAAAAGGGAGGCGGAGTTGCCGTATTTAACTTTTCGAGCCAGAGGCGGTGTGTCGTTTTTTCTCCGTCTGATGTATGGGATATTTCCCATTACGATCAATACTGGGTCTATGATTATTTTAACCAGACCGCCCGTATATGCGGAAAGGATGAGCGCATAGAAGAGGAGATCGGGGGAGACGGATTTGCCTGGTATGAGATACTTGGCGCCGAAAGTCCGGGGACCTTCCTGGGATTAAAAGAAAAATATGCAGGATTTACGGCGGTGGAGGACGTATACAGGTCAAAAGACAGAATGACGGCTCTCATGAAAGAGCAGGGAAAGACAGGCATTCTCTCGGTCAAAGAGCCGGAGGCTGTGTACTGCAATGGGACAGATGTTTCGGAATGTGTTGAAAAAAAGGGATTTTTCTATACGGTAAATTTGGAAGAAAAAAGCAGGAAAGCCATGATAGAAGTTGTCTGGAGGGATCAGATATGATGACATCTGCAGAGGGAAATCTGGAACAGGATATGTTAAGATACAGACCTTTCATAGAGGAATGTTTTGGAGGAAAAAGGTATACGCTG encodes:
- a CDS encoding phenylacetate--CoA ligase family protein; this translates as MYEKEMKKLMKLYQDGIFSQPFYADKIAGAQDFESYENFSKIPFMYKDDLRNTKPFDRTSATTKDVYGIFSSSGTTGSKTFYVYSKKDKKVYNEFVKAFYSELGVNERDLGGVFAPVDTGVMAHSMMWQFTTMGSGYVNCPEPSPDNMIDFVEALPITIIATRPSVVCSIADNPQYVKSAGESNVRMLLLGGGFLTEGRRKFIEKMWGASCYSMFGMSEVFGPMAGECRYQDGLHYLDKYLLIEVLDPVTHMPVEPGEYGVAVYTTLWDKGFPILRYWTDDYIAVDTSPCRCGRDLPRFRYKGRLADCLEIKGQYVFPRMLEECLFKYGFEGEYRALQEKGNRIKVVLEKRDGYSVSPGMKKEIDELFMNEVAIEFVPKEKLAYDGHAIRFIKENG
- a CDS encoding glycosyltransferase, yielding MRISVVIPVYNEEKCIGRCLKALADGTEKPYEIIVSDGMSTDRTEQIAKKYGAIVVENKKRHAAGGRNAGIKRAKGDIIAFIDADCIPDKDWLKEIRKAFEEDDIDGLGTYIRPAKSDNKYEEFWGRLSLQILMSYGDEPYYVQDKTLNTAFITASCAYRRSLLCRIKGFNNFFANNAEDIDICWRALEQGAKLKYVPSAKITAHSPRTLKGICKKSFRNGISSSKLQKVYSNNRVSIDKTLYKALVSNIKGIFKGETYSWLFVVEIICHLAGKYYGSVKCGVINI
- a CDS encoding glycosyltransferase family 4 protein, with product MRRKKVLFISAGIFPIPANKGGAVEELIDTFTENNAKEDRYEISVASCVFKGREIKAKTKGVKYYYFRTPFYLSLADKMYYLYVDRIEKDWRSMFRQYCFRNRHYIKKITETLDLKAYDAVIVENNMSLLEKLSEVMGEEFERKCMYHMHSNLVDNEEMIPYLARCRKILAVSDYVKDHLYQTVPQLRNTEIVKVTNGIRGWTYSTEERQSLREQMRDRYHVGEEETIYLFAGRVSPEKGVLEMTRAFRAVLPRLRHKSRLFIVGSASSGSDKESYYYRAVKKEAAQSPESIILTGYINHEDVAKYHVMADAQIVPSIMDDPAPLTVLEGMSMGNFLLLSKAGGIPEYSANYSNKIFFERGDSFEKNIRDAFLSYDQDKAPHRYENSANHFGEERYYRELAEAVDVS
- a CDS encoding radical SAM protein; translation: MFRKKFRYIAPRFGRFRYYNRIRIFGFDRERRIRRTFGEKANIILNSDSRIVLPFTDIDITTFCNLRCRRCAKCIPYFRQRRHFTAEEIRENLEALTTYIDRIYVANIIGGEPFLNPELKEIVRICAENPKIETLELTTNATIVPDDGVIRAIKDSGVTVHISNYPNLDQRYMENKRRLIEKLKEYGVPYEYQFHEIWLDFGEIEKHNYSGKELAGMFLRCPMNSCTVFHGRTLYRCGKASYLAQHGMERGADDIISLEEIHSKKEMAAKIKKFFSVKYLPACRYCHLHPKAIAAAEQLEGDSFL
- a CDS encoding NAD(P)/FAD-dependent oxidoreductase — translated: MMYDYIIVGAGPAGCVCAGELKRKNYSVCVLEKQPEHYRKVCGDGISYVCVQALRSIDFPIESLMDAGAVKIQRYIHYVNGKMYEDRIGDYGKEAYGLARDKTDAAFRQYFIKDRDIPLYYNRNAGEIRSVDQGYEVCGIKAKRLVLAAGALAKINLDGKALLRPDAGSPVGISAILQADAAGSPFFLFDYRAEYEGTYGWIFRVGEREYNVGLWLKREKNLLAARFQQFLETRVEEYLGRDYQWRRKPRGAIMGIGNRRVHTDDSIVYLGDASNTSNPEDGEGISLAVKDALDFTGGLK
- a CDS encoding Sip1-related alpha-galactosidase, giving the protein MIEIKKAVLKVRRQKTGELELAQEKPVREGEREGWLFEDGKEVTGGFVLGKIPDGQTGWLTFTISNTAVEENANLRMETPVILDLYISEKPEKITVMYLFSDWWTRPAFLNSFAEIPPGTQVAFLKYADHYACLIPGVGESYKTTLAPGGEMLISLEMTAFMGGMSQVDEPVLLYVEDRNIYRAVEKAFACLAASKGIKKREDRRFPEIFRYLGWCTWNAFYQEADEEKIREKAREFKEKRVPVRWILLDDGWLSAKGSRLYDFEPDKKKFPEGFLKMKAEICRPKEISWLGVWHALGGYWGGILPGSILEREEREHLCRTANGRYLPKPQADAAFAFYRSWYKILRKEGVDFLKVDGQSAVKNYFENTAPVCRAAREIQEGLEGAAACFDGAVINCMGMSMEQILARPSSAVSRSSDDFFPDRESGFPEHLLQNAYNTLYQDMLYYCDWDMFWTDHKDSVKHSLLRGISGGPVYISDKIGRTIPEVLKPLIYLDGEILMMDRGARPAADCIFTDPRESKVLKLTNVAAYGEGKKGGGVAVFNFSSQRRCVVFSPSDVWDISHYDQYWVYDYFNQTARICGKDERIEEEIGGDGFAWYEILGAESPGTFLGLKEKYAGFTAVEDVYRSKDRMTALMKEQGKTGILSVKEPEAVYCNGTDVSECVEKKGFFYTVNLEEKSRKAMIEVVWRDQI